A single region of the Paraburkholderia sprentiae WSM5005 genome encodes:
- a CDS encoding O-linked N-acetylglucosamine transferase family protein: protein MTTEADLQQALSHHQAQRFPEAEQLYRSILLADPAHPDANHNLGILALQLQQAAASLPYLKAAVTAAPHSPQYWHVYAEALTMADRPGEAERIRAEARQHGIDLNGDTGAPGGNVPAADDLANLAGEFVATIETLRDKGLHDSAEALARQMIATLPTHGYGWKTLAFAHLRRGDLHGALAPLERATALLPLDAEVRQHLDAARAMRDALALDAGGDYEQAGKLYQRVLAAYPEHPDANHRYGVILIRLLQPEASLPYHERAIGAAPNQLQYWANYLDGLLQADQLKAAWIALEMAQQRGLAGPAVDKLIGIMTMVSTQPIAKVAPMKLASTQSQPSEPQAVPASVAATERRRISTVAPTEREVNALAGLFNSGRVEETARSARKMTERFPDHGFGWKVLAVALHRLTQYDEALKYARIAHDLWPNDEDTLQVLGSILASKGLHAEAEAMCRRLIELNPKRAEGLRVLSIILQETGRLDEAEQFARRSMELDPSSSFTPNSLGVTLMQQGRLSDAIIEFRRALAIDPNFELAYNNLLFCMTHNEAIAPDELFAEHRRFAAHFEAPLKPNWPRHENTRDPERTLRIGFISGDFCRHAVASFLEPVAAHLARDPKLSLYAYSNTYLDDGTTASLRKIFGHWRHVVGVSDDAIAEMVRADGIDILIDLAGHTAHNRLATLARKPAPVQACWIGYPGTTGLDAVDYFIADRLWVPSDKFRSQFCEKIAYLPAVAPFVADPLCPPVNALPALHKGYVTFGSFNRMDKLRPDVVALWSRLMHAVPNSRMVIGAMPRDGSLGKLPEWFAEEGIARDRLDFMARASVPVYLQQHHRVDFCLDSFPFSGLTTALHSLWMGVPTLTLPGETVPGRSGLTAMTHVGLADFVARDKNDFVRKGVALASDLDALAALRAGMRERCAQSPVFRPEVVAATVTQALRVMWQRWCDGLPAESFDVPASTNPLAAQPASTRPNVAPVDMRLVRS, encoded by the coding sequence ATGACTACCGAAGCCGACCTGCAACAGGCCCTGAGCCATCATCAGGCACAACGGTTCCCCGAAGCGGAGCAGCTTTACCGCTCGATCCTGCTGGCCGATCCGGCTCACCCCGATGCCAATCACAATCTCGGCATTCTGGCGCTGCAGTTGCAGCAGGCCGCAGCCAGCCTTCCTTATCTGAAAGCCGCCGTCACGGCCGCGCCGCATTCGCCGCAGTATTGGCACGTCTATGCCGAAGCACTGACGATGGCCGACCGACCCGGCGAGGCGGAACGGATCCGGGCAGAGGCCCGCCAGCACGGCATCGACCTCAACGGGGACACGGGGGCACCGGGCGGCAACGTGCCCGCGGCCGACGATTTGGCCAATCTCGCCGGCGAATTCGTCGCGACGATAGAAACGCTTCGGGATAAAGGCCTGCACGACAGCGCGGAGGCACTGGCGCGCCAGATGATCGCGACTCTGCCCACCCACGGATACGGGTGGAAAACACTCGCCTTCGCACACCTGCGGCGCGGCGACCTGCACGGCGCGCTGGCACCGCTCGAACGCGCTACCGCGTTACTGCCGCTCGACGCAGAAGTACGTCAGCATCTGGACGCGGCGCGCGCGATGCGCGACGCGCTCGCACTCGACGCCGGCGGCGACTACGAACAGGCGGGAAAGCTCTACCAGCGCGTGCTGGCGGCCTATCCCGAGCATCCCGACGCCAATCACCGGTACGGCGTGATCCTGATTCGGCTGCTGCAACCCGAGGCGTCGCTGCCCTACCACGAGCGCGCGATCGGGGCCGCGCCGAACCAGCTTCAATACTGGGCCAACTACCTCGACGGCCTGTTGCAGGCCGACCAGTTGAAGGCCGCCTGGATCGCGCTCGAAATGGCCCAGCAACGCGGTCTGGCGGGCCCTGCCGTCGACAAGCTGATCGGCATCATGACGATGGTGAGCACGCAGCCGATCGCCAAGGTCGCGCCCATGAAGCTGGCCTCGACGCAATCGCAACCGTCCGAGCCGCAAGCCGTCCCCGCGAGCGTCGCCGCGACCGAGCGGCGCCGGATCAGCACCGTCGCGCCGACAGAGCGCGAAGTCAATGCGCTAGCCGGACTCTTTAATTCTGGACGCGTCGAAGAGACGGCGAGAAGCGCCCGCAAAATGACGGAGCGCTTCCCCGATCACGGGTTCGGCTGGAAGGTGCTGGCCGTCGCTCTGCACCGACTCACCCAGTACGACGAAGCGTTGAAGTACGCGCGGATCGCGCACGACCTGTGGCCGAACGACGAAGACACGCTGCAGGTATTGGGCAGCATCCTCGCATCGAAGGGATTGCACGCCGAGGCCGAAGCGATGTGCCGGCGCCTGATCGAACTCAACCCGAAGCGCGCGGAAGGGCTCCGCGTGCTAAGCATCATCCTCCAGGAGACCGGCCGGCTCGACGAAGCCGAGCAGTTCGCGCGACGCTCGATGGAGCTCGATCCAAGCTCGAGCTTCACGCCCAACTCGCTCGGTGTCACGCTGATGCAACAGGGGCGTCTGTCCGACGCCATTATCGAGTTCCGGCGCGCGCTCGCGATCGATCCGAACTTCGAGCTGGCCTACAACAACCTCCTGTTCTGCATGACGCACAACGAGGCCATCGCGCCGGACGAGTTGTTCGCCGAGCACCGCCGCTTCGCCGCGCATTTCGAAGCGCCGCTGAAGCCGAACTGGCCACGTCACGAGAACACGCGCGACCCCGAACGCACGCTGCGCATCGGTTTCATCTCGGGCGACTTTTGCCGCCACGCGGTCGCGAGCTTTCTGGAGCCGGTCGCGGCGCACCTGGCGCGCGATCCGAAGCTGTCGCTGTATGCGTATTCGAACACCTACCTCGACGATGGCACGACCGCTTCGCTGCGCAAAATCTTCGGCCATTGGCGCCATGTCGTCGGCGTGAGCGACGACGCGATCGCCGAAATGGTCCGCGCCGACGGCATCGACATCCTGATCGATCTCGCAGGGCATACCGCGCATAACCGGCTGGCGACGCTCGCGCGCAAGCCGGCGCCCGTCCAGGCCTGCTGGATCGGCTACCCGGGCACGACCGGGCTCGATGCCGTCGACTATTTCATCGCCGACCGGCTCTGGGTGCCGTCCGACAAGTTCCGCAGCCAGTTCTGCGAGAAGATCGCCTATCTGCCGGCGGTGGCGCCATTCGTCGCCGACCCGCTATGTCCGCCGGTCAATGCGCTGCCCGCCCTGCACAAGGGCTATGTGACCTTCGGCAGCTTCAATCGGATGGACAAGCTGCGCCCCGACGTCGTGGCGCTGTGGTCGCGGCTGATGCATGCCGTTCCGAACTCGCGCATGGTGATCGGCGCAATGCCGCGCGACGGCAGCCTCGGCAAGCTGCCCGAGTGGTTTGCCGAAGAAGGCATTGCGCGGGACCGCCTCGATTTCATGGCGCGTGCGAGCGTGCCTGTTTATCTCCAGCAGCATCACCGCGTCGACTTCTGCCTCGATAGCTTCCCGTTCTCCGGTTTGACCACCGCCCTGCATTCGCTGTGGATGGGCGTTCCGACCTTGACGCTGCCAGGCGAGACGGTGCCCGGCCGCAGCGGCCTGACCGCGATGACCCACGTGGGCCTCGCCGATTTCGTCGCGCGTGACAAGAACGATTTCGTGCGCAAGGGCGTCGCGCTGGCGTCGGATCTCGATGCTCTGGCGGCACTGCGCGCCGGCATGCGCGAGCGTTGCGCGCAGTCGCCGGTGTTTCGTCCGGAAGTGGTGGCCGCGACCGTCACGCAGGCGCTGCGCGTCATGTGGCAGCGCTGGTGCGACGGCCTGCCGGCGGAATCGTTCGACGTGCCGGCGTCGACGAATCCGCTCGCCGCGCAACCGGCGTCGACACGCCCCAACGTCGCACCCGTCGACATGCGGCTGGTCCGCAGCTAG
- a CDS encoding glycosyltransferase family 2 protein — protein sequence MKPIRFVCGTRRNPQEFSNETALGRSLKLYNHLQHAQLHLFDQNARGLSTIYNEAIDYAAHHPAILVFAHDDVWLQDFFWTERVLEGLARFDVIGLAGNTRRVPRQPSWAFVSPEFKWDEPRFLSGTVGHGKGFPCDIVSTFGPSGVEVKLLDGLMLIADSAKLIEAGLRFDDQFAFHFYDMDFCRQAELKGVRMGTWPLSVVHESGGAFGSGGWREGYERYLRKYGE from the coding sequence ATGAAGCCCATCCGATTCGTCTGCGGGACGCGCCGCAACCCGCAGGAGTTCTCGAACGAGACGGCGCTCGGCCGCTCGCTGAAGCTCTACAACCATCTACAGCATGCGCAGCTGCATCTGTTCGACCAAAACGCACGCGGTCTGTCCACGATCTACAACGAGGCGATCGACTACGCCGCGCACCATCCCGCGATTCTCGTGTTCGCCCACGACGACGTCTGGCTGCAAGACTTCTTCTGGACCGAGCGCGTCCTCGAGGGGCTCGCGCGCTTCGACGTCATCGGGCTTGCCGGCAACACCCGCCGCGTGCCGCGTCAGCCGTCGTGGGCGTTCGTGTCGCCCGAGTTCAAATGGGACGAGCCGCGCTTTCTGAGCGGAACGGTCGGTCACGGCAAGGGTTTCCCTTGCGACATCGTGTCCACGTTTGGTCCGTCCGGTGTCGAGGTCAAGCTGCTCGACGGGCTCATGCTGATCGCCGATAGCGCGAAGCTGATCGAAGCCGGCCTGCGCTTCGACGACCAGTTCGCGTTTCACTTCTACGATATGGACTTCTGCCGGCAGGCCGAACTCAAGGGCGTGCGCATGGGCACGTGGCCGCTTTCGGTCGTGCACGAAAGTGGCGGCGCTTTTGGGTCGGGCGGTTGGCGCGAGGGCTATGAGCGGTATTTGCGCAAGTACGGCGAGTAA
- a CDS encoding class I SAM-dependent methyltransferase, with translation MRQKAIVSLLWGTQFDALRRFLEMHEPMVVILSADLTEPLMRTGIEATGSTVVYLEDMFDPSRDTRFAVETALMQAQFVQYLNTRCNEAREPGGALAPTSTVIAGTLAADLHETAALLDRLNEAASRYDIALFVTSEDATGDGKVATTWAKSRDIPTLHVAHGLALADPYTVHDDIVADKLAVFGRRGMEGYLDLGYPEDRFVITGNPGWDSYAQFRNRKGDCRRALDEKYGFKPGLPLLVFGTTWSANFSAHCNEDIYADSLMVFVASCEALRASGLQFNGVIKDRPANRTDGERRCAKVLSELGAAARDYHYCTDDTQLFAAGADLLVAVDSNYLIEGMLARTPVINLLNATGIVMGPSFEAESGILEVEAADLAGIMHRMLTDQAARREVIEIMGHRAAHYNAAEDGSAAARVAELMATMAISLPRRVKRYVWQQYLDAESAPLSGTYHANGRSDLAQMFTNTPSVILDIGCAAGNNAALVKERFPGSRAWGIEMNRHAAELARQKLDNVLVGRFEDFDLAHEGLAPGTLDAVLLADVLEHMYNPWGVMVKLREYMSPSGQLVLSIPNTRHLGLMDGLSKGNWTYAEAGLLDVTHIRFFTRKEMIRFCEETGYRVIQTRNSLDGGLLKFWQQHQDMTAPINIELDRMTLKNVTRDELLELCTIQFYLLLEKA, from the coding sequence ATGAGGCAAAAAGCCATCGTTAGCCTGTTGTGGGGCACGCAATTCGACGCGCTGCGTCGATTCCTGGAGATGCACGAACCGATGGTCGTGATTCTCTCGGCCGACCTGACCGAACCGCTGATGCGCACCGGCATCGAAGCGACGGGTAGCACGGTCGTCTACCTGGAGGATATGTTCGATCCGTCGCGCGATACGAGATTCGCGGTCGAGACCGCGCTGATGCAGGCGCAGTTCGTCCAGTATCTGAATACACGTTGTAACGAGGCACGCGAGCCGGGTGGCGCGTTGGCGCCGACGTCGACAGTCATCGCCGGGACGCTCGCTGCCGACCTGCACGAGACAGCCGCGTTACTCGACCGCCTGAACGAAGCCGCGAGCCGTTATGACATTGCCTTGTTCGTCACGAGTGAGGACGCGACCGGGGACGGCAAGGTCGCCACGACGTGGGCCAAATCACGCGATATCCCGACGCTCCACGTCGCGCACGGCCTCGCCCTCGCGGACCCTTATACGGTGCACGACGATATCGTCGCAGACAAGCTTGCCGTGTTCGGCCGGCGGGGTATGGAAGGCTACCTCGATCTGGGCTACCCGGAAGATCGCTTCGTGATCACGGGTAACCCGGGCTGGGACAGCTACGCCCAGTTCCGCAACAGGAAGGGTGACTGCCGTCGGGCTCTCGACGAGAAATACGGCTTCAAACCGGGTCTGCCGCTGCTTGTATTTGGCACGACATGGTCGGCTAACTTCAGTGCGCACTGCAACGAGGACATCTACGCCGATTCGTTGATGGTGTTCGTCGCGAGCTGCGAAGCATTGCGCGCGAGCGGGCTTCAGTTCAATGGCGTCATCAAGGACAGGCCGGCGAACCGCACCGACGGTGAGCGTCGTTGCGCGAAAGTTCTAAGCGAACTGGGAGCGGCCGCTCGCGATTACCACTACTGTACCGACGATACCCAGTTATTCGCCGCAGGCGCGGATCTGCTGGTTGCCGTCGATTCGAACTACCTGATCGAAGGCATGCTTGCGCGCACGCCGGTCATCAACCTGCTGAACGCAACCGGCATCGTCATGGGTCCGTCGTTCGAAGCGGAGTCGGGCATTCTCGAGGTCGAGGCTGCGGATCTGGCAGGCATCATGCACCGGATGTTGACGGACCAGGCGGCCCGGCGCGAGGTGATCGAGATCATGGGCCACCGCGCTGCTCACTACAACGCGGCCGAAGATGGATCGGCGGCGGCGCGGGTTGCCGAACTCATGGCGACGATGGCGATAAGCTTGCCGCGGCGAGTGAAGCGGTACGTCTGGCAGCAATATCTGGATGCCGAGTCGGCACCGTTGAGCGGGACCTACCACGCGAACGGCCGGAGCGATCTCGCCCAGATGTTCACGAACACGCCTTCGGTGATCCTGGACATTGGCTGCGCGGCCGGCAACAACGCCGCGCTCGTGAAGGAGCGGTTTCCCGGCAGTCGCGCGTGGGGTATCGAAATGAATCGCCACGCCGCGGAACTCGCTCGCCAGAAGCTCGATAACGTGCTGGTTGGCCGTTTCGAGGATTTCGACCTGGCGCATGAGGGTCTAGCGCCCGGCACGCTGGACGCGGTCCTGCTCGCGGACGTGCTCGAGCACATGTACAACCCGTGGGGTGTGATGGTCAAACTGCGTGAGTACATGTCGCCGAGCGGGCAGCTCGTTCTCAGCATCCCCAACACTCGCCATCTCGGCTTGATGGACGGCCTCAGCAAGGGTAACTGGACCTACGCGGAGGCCGGGCTGCTCGACGTGACGCACATCCGGTTTTTCACCCGCAAGGAGATGATCAGGTTCTGCGAAGAGACCGGTTATCGCGTGATTCAGACGCGCAATTCGCTCGACGGCGGACTCCTGAAGTTCTGGCAGCAGCACCAGGACATGACGGCACCGATCAACATCGAGCTCGACCGGATGACGCTCAAGAACGTGACGCGCGACGAACTGCTCGAGCTTTGCACGATCCAGTTCTATCTTCTGCTCGAAAAAGCCTGA
- the pseC gene encoding UDP-4-amino-4,6-dideoxy-N-acetyl-beta-L-altrosamine transaminase, producing MSATIPYGRQSIDESDIAAVVRVLSSDWLTQGPAVPAFENALAARAQAACAVAVCNATSALHIACLAAGLGPGDTLWTTPNTFVASANCARYCGADVDFVDIDPDTFCVDAVALERKLIEAQHTGTLPKVVIPVAFAGRSADMRAIWRLADRFGFVVIEDASHAVGATYAGRPVGCGDYAHMTVFSFHPVKIVTTGEGGAVLTNDPRYDERLRSLRSHGITRDASKMEGDDEGPWFYEMQELGFNYRMTDLQAALGLSQLARLDAFLARRRALAARYARLLDGLPVSLPRYDALDDSAWHLYVVRLKHGATGLTHRETFEALRQAGIGVNLHYIPVHLQPYYRRLGFAPGQYPEAEQYYRDAISLPMYAGLSDEDQEIVARTLKAVLA from the coding sequence ATGAGCGCAACCATCCCGTACGGGCGTCAGTCGATCGACGAGTCCGACATCGCCGCCGTTGTTCGAGTGTTGAGCTCGGACTGGCTGACGCAAGGCCCCGCCGTCCCCGCCTTCGAAAACGCGCTTGCCGCGCGTGCACAGGCAGCCTGCGCGGTGGCCGTGTGCAACGCCACCTCGGCCCTGCACATTGCCTGTCTCGCGGCGGGTCTCGGCCCGGGCGATACGCTGTGGACGACGCCCAACACGTTTGTCGCGTCCGCGAACTGCGCGCGCTATTGCGGCGCCGATGTCGACTTCGTCGACATCGATCCGGATACCTTCTGTGTCGATGCCGTCGCGCTCGAACGCAAGCTCATCGAAGCTCAGCACACCGGCACGTTGCCCAAGGTCGTCATTCCCGTCGCGTTCGCGGGCCGCAGCGCCGACATGCGCGCAATCTGGCGTCTCGCGGACCGCTTTGGATTCGTCGTGATCGAAGACGCCTCGCATGCCGTTGGGGCGACGTACGCGGGTCGGCCGGTTGGCTGCGGTGACTACGCGCACATGACCGTCTTCAGCTTTCATCCGGTGAAGATCGTCACGACCGGAGAAGGCGGGGCCGTGCTCACGAACGACCCACGGTACGACGAGCGTCTGCGGAGTCTGCGCAGTCACGGCATCACGCGCGATGCGTCGAAAATGGAAGGCGATGACGAAGGACCGTGGTTCTACGAGATGCAGGAGCTCGGCTTCAACTACCGCATGACCGACCTGCAGGCCGCGCTCGGACTTTCGCAACTCGCGCGGCTCGACGCGTTCCTCGCACGCCGCCGGGCGCTGGCGGCACGCTACGCGAGGTTGCTCGACGGTCTGCCCGTAAGCCTGCCTAGGTACGATGCGCTCGATGATTCGGCGTGGCATCTGTATGTCGTGCGCCTGAAGCACGGAGCGACGGGTCTCACGCATCGCGAGACCTTCGAAGCCTTGCGGCAAGCCGGAATCGGCGTCAATTTGCACTACATTCCGGTGCATTTGCAACCGTACTATCGGCGCTTGGGCTTTGCGCCTGGCCAGTATCCGGAGGCTGAGCAGTACTACCGGGATGCGATCAGCCTGCCCATGTACGCGGGCCTTTCCGACGAGGATCAGGAGATCGTCGCCAGGACATTGAAAGCGGTGCTCGCATGA
- the pseF gene encoding pseudaminic acid cytidylyltransferase produces MSLVAIIPARGGSKRIPRKNIRLFHGLPIIAYSIRAARASGLFDRIVVTTDDEEIARVARDYGAETPFMRPPALSDDHTGTMEVVQHALDELGRLGDAPTLACCIYATAPFLHPACLRKGLQLLESHADRSYAFSVTRFGFPVQRALRITADGGLDAIYPEYRLVRSQDVDEAWHDAGQFYWGRVDAWLRGDTLFSAAALPVELPRHFVQDIDTPEDWQRAEWMYAALTAAGELTP; encoded by the coding sequence ATGAGCCTAGTCGCCATCATTCCGGCGCGCGGCGGCAGCAAGCGTATTCCGCGCAAAAACATCCGTCTGTTCCACGGTTTGCCGATCATTGCTTACTCGATCCGCGCGGCCCGCGCGAGCGGCCTGTTCGATCGCATCGTCGTCACGACCGACGACGAAGAAATCGCTCGCGTCGCCCGGGACTACGGTGCCGAGACGCCGTTCATGCGACCGCCGGCACTGTCCGACGATCACACGGGCACCATGGAAGTCGTCCAGCACGCACTCGACGAACTCGGCCGGCTCGGCGATGCGCCGACGCTCGCCTGCTGTATCTACGCGACGGCGCCGTTCCTGCACCCGGCTTGTCTGCGTAAAGGCTTGCAATTGCTCGAATCGCACGCGGACAGGTCGTACGCGTTCTCGGTGACGAGATTCGGCTTTCCCGTCCAGCGTGCGTTGCGCATCACGGCCGACGGCGGACTCGACGCGATCTACCCCGAATACCGACTCGTGCGTTCGCAAGATGTCGACGAGGCATGGCACGACGCCGGGCAGTTCTACTGGGGACGTGTCGACGCGTGGCTGCGCGGCGATACGCTGTTTTCCGCCGCGGCGCTGCCGGTCGAGCTGCCCCGGCATTTCGTTCAAGACATCGACACCCCCGAAGATTGGCAGCGGGCCGAATGGATGTACGCGGCGCTGACGGCCGCAGGTGAACTGACGCCATGA
- a CDS encoding class I SAM-dependent methyltransferase — MNNRLATPTTEHALSDLIRWKTGAWQDPGMVNWYSGRMVQSESTNSLKNAVEIATIRRFVRGSEIVDIGVGTGRAALPLVADGYRLTGIDSSQAMLDETRRLAAGAPITLKVGDVTSLPCSNNEFDCAVALNVLVHFPNWRESLLEWKRVVRPEGRLIFDIHSRDHTTAAYGTDQTKWPDALKRTENNGDFAYYMARASVDELVDFANSAGLRLVAAVPYGAFLGGGNVNWLSYAELDATQRFKRALSWFARDKNLFDLGLFLEESLTAHLTPRVTGRMFVVFDNCPDPEGNARFAADVAARDAALDKRDFAALLPWLPLTLNEYATELERLLQPLRSRHFFFLLFKTLMARQPDFNFGGVIPPDAFEQLSAWIEQERIDRRATEIARGWAADAPFRFKGGVDVTVGVEYNLVKALLEKHFGLFNGGRQ, encoded by the coding sequence ATGAACAATCGGCTGGCAACGCCCACTACCGAGCACGCACTGTCGGACCTCATTCGCTGGAAGACCGGGGCCTGGCAGGACCCCGGCATGGTCAACTGGTACTCCGGCCGCATGGTTCAGAGCGAATCGACCAACAGTCTCAAGAACGCCGTCGAGATTGCCACGATCAGGCGCTTCGTGCGCGGGTCCGAGATTGTCGATATCGGCGTCGGCACGGGGCGGGCGGCGCTGCCGCTGGTCGCTGACGGCTACCGCCTGACAGGGATCGACAGCTCACAGGCGATGCTCGATGAAACGCGCCGGCTGGCGGCCGGCGCGCCGATCACACTGAAGGTGGGCGACGTCACCTCGCTACCGTGCAGCAACAACGAATTCGATTGCGCGGTAGCGCTCAACGTGCTGGTTCATTTTCCCAACTGGCGCGAGTCGCTTCTCGAATGGAAGCGTGTCGTGCGTCCAGAAGGACGGCTGATCTTCGACATCCATTCGCGCGATCACACGACCGCCGCCTATGGCACGGATCAGACGAAGTGGCCCGACGCGCTGAAGCGGACCGAAAACAATGGCGACTTTGCGTACTACATGGCGCGCGCGAGCGTCGACGAACTCGTCGACTTCGCCAACAGTGCAGGATTGCGTCTTGTCGCTGCGGTGCCGTACGGCGCATTTCTGGGCGGTGGCAACGTCAACTGGCTCTCATATGCCGAACTCGATGCGACGCAGCGCTTCAAGCGGGCACTGTCGTGGTTCGCGCGGGACAAGAACCTGTTCGACCTGGGCCTGTTCCTCGAAGAGTCGCTCACCGCGCATCTGACGCCGCGCGTGACGGGCCGCATGTTCGTCGTGTTCGACAACTGCCCCGATCCCGAGGGCAACGCGCGTTTCGCCGCCGACGTCGCCGCGCGCGACGCAGCGCTCGACAAGCGTGACTTCGCGGCACTGCTGCCCTGGTTGCCGCTTACGCTGAACGAGTATGCGACGGAGCTCGAACGGCTACTGCAGCCGCTGCGCAGCCGGCATTTCTTCTTTCTACTGTTCAAGACGCTGATGGCGCGCCAACCCGACTTCAACTTCGGTGGCGTGATCCCGCCGGACGCGTTCGAGCAGTTATCAGCGTGGATCGAGCAGGAGCGCATCGACCGGCGCGCGACCGAGATCGCGCGCGGCTGGGCGGCCGACGCGCCGTTCCGCTTCAAGGGCGGCGTCGACGTCACGGTCGGCGTCGAATACAACCTGGTCAAGGCGTTGCTGGAAAAGCATTTCGGGCTGTTCAATGGAGGTCGGCAATGA
- the pseI gene encoding pseudaminic acid synthase produces MSAFKIANRQIGLDCPPFVIAEMSGNHNQSLERALEIVEAAAASGAHALKLQTYTPDTMTLDLDAGEFHIEDPNSLWTGTSLYRLYEEAHTPWDWHRPIFERARELGMLAFSTPFDETAVDFLETLDVPAYKIASFENTDLPLIRRVAATGKPLIISTGMATVAEIDEAVRTARMAGCEQLVLLKCTSSYPASPENSNVRTIAHLRELFGCEVGLSDHTMGTGAAVAAVALGASVIEKHFTLRRADGGVDSAFSLEPEEMKALVVESARAWQALGHVAYGPTQQERASSIFRRSLYVVRDIAAGETLTAENVRAIRPGMGLSPKYLDVVLGTKVRQPLKRGTPLSWDILK; encoded by the coding sequence ATGAGCGCATTCAAGATTGCGAATCGACAGATCGGCCTGGATTGTCCGCCGTTCGTGATTGCCGAGATGTCGGGCAATCACAACCAGTCGCTCGAGCGGGCGCTGGAGATCGTCGAGGCGGCGGCCGCCAGCGGCGCACACGCGCTCAAGCTGCAGACTTACACGCCGGATACGATGACGCTCGATCTCGACGCCGGCGAGTTTCATATCGAGGACCCGAACAGCCTCTGGACGGGCACCTCGCTCTACCGTCTCTACGAGGAAGCGCATACGCCTTGGGACTGGCATCGGCCGATCTTCGAGCGGGCGCGCGAACTTGGCATGCTCGCGTTCTCAACGCCGTTCGACGAAACAGCGGTCGATTTTCTCGAGACGCTCGACGTGCCGGCCTACAAGATCGCCAGCTTCGAAAACACGGACCTGCCGTTGATCCGCCGGGTTGCCGCGACCGGCAAGCCGCTCATCATCTCGACGGGCATGGCGACGGTGGCTGAAATCGACGAGGCCGTGCGCACCGCGCGCATGGCCGGCTGCGAGCAGCTCGTGCTGCTCAAGTGCACCAGTTCCTATCCGGCGTCGCCCGAGAACAGCAACGTGCGCACGATCGCGCACCTGCGCGAACTGTTCGGCTGCGAAGTGGGCCTGTCGGATCACACGATGGGGACCGGCGCCGCCGTGGCCGCTGTCGCGCTCGGTGCGAGCGTGATCGAAAAGCACTTCACGCTGCGCCGTGCTGACGGCGGTGTCGATTCGGCGTTCTCGCTTGAACCGGAGGAAATGAAGGCACTCGTCGTCGAGTCGGCACGCGCCTGGCAGGCGCTCGGCCACGTGGCGTACGGACCGACGCAGCAGGAACGCGCTTCCTCGATTTTCAGGCGGTCTCTGTACGTCGTGCGCGACATCGCGGCTGGCGAGACGCTGACGGCTGAAAACGTCCGCGCCATCCGGCCAGGCATGGGTCTTTCGCCGAAATACCTGGACGTCGTTCTTGGGACGAAAGTCAGACAACCGCTCAAGCGCGGCACCCCCCTTTCCTGGGACATTCTGAAATGA